Part of the Calditrichota bacterium genome is shown below.
CGATAACCTGTCCATTACGAAGGTGCACCTTATCCTGTGCACTTGCCAAGATCGGGAAGACCGCAAGCACAATCGCCAAGATTAGAAGTCGATTTAGAATCATTTAGACTCCTGTAACATATAGGTCAACAGGTTCTCCGCCAAAAACTCCCCCACCCGATCCTTCCCAATGCGCTCCTGCTTGAGGCTGTCGCGCCAGCGGACGGTAATGGTTCCATCCTCCTTGGTCTGGTAGTCGATCGTAAAGCAGAATGGCGTCCCGATTTCGTCCATCCGGCGGTAGCGTTTGCCGATTGAGCCTGACTCGTCGAAGAAGACCGGCACCTTTGCCCGCAGTGAGCGATACATCTCCTCGGCGATCTCGAACAGCCCGTCCTTTTTCACCAATGGCAGGAACGCCGCTTTGACCGCGGCGATGCGGGGGGCGATGGCGAGATAGACCCGCTCCTCTCCGGCCTGGACATCCTCGCGGTAGGCATCGCAGAGGAGCATCAGGAGCGACCGGTTGAGGCCGGCCGAGGTTTCAATCACATGCGGCGTGTAACGTTCCCGCGTCTCGTCGTCGAAGAAGGTGAGGTCCTTACCGGAGACTTTCTGATGCTGCGAGAGGTCGAAGTCGCCGCGATCATGGAGGCCTTCCAATTCCGACCAGCCGAAGGGGAACTCGTATTCGATGTCAAACGCTGCGCGGGCGTAGTGCGCCAACTTCTCGTGCTCGTGCCAGCGCAGTTTGGCCGGATTCACCTCGAGCGACCGGTAGAAGTTCCAGCGCTCGCCCTTCCAGTAGTCGAGCCACTTGGCATTCTCGCCGGGGGGAATGAAGAACTGCATCTCCATTTGCTCAAACTCGCGGGTGCGAAAGATGAAGTTCTTGGTCGTGATCTCGTTGCGAAACGCCTTGCCGATTTGGGCGATGCCGAAGGGCGGCTTCAGGCGCATCGTCGTCATCACCGACTTGTAGTTCAGGTAAATGCCTTGCGCTGTCTCGGGACGAAGATATGCAACCGACGCTGAATCCTGCGAAGCGCCGATCTGCGTCTGCAGCATCAGGTTAAACTGACGCGGCGGCAGGAGCGACCCCTTGGTGCCACAGGAATTGCACTGATTGTAGTGCTTGAGCATATACTCGGTAATCAGCGCATCGGCGTCTTCCCGGGGGATCGAGCCTTCGCGGCCGGTCATCGCCTGCCATTCGATGACCGCATGGATCTTCTCGATGTAAAGTCGTTCGGGGCTTTCCGGCGCCAAATCTTCCGGTCTGATTAACTGCCCCGGCTCGAAGGCGCTCGCAAGGCGTTCAAAGTTCTTCAGCAGGCGGGGATAGGACTCTTTGGCATAGTCATCGATTCGGATCCGGCGCTTGCAGTTGGTGCATTCAACAAGAGGATCGTTGAATCCGGCAACATGGCCGGACGCCTCCCAGACCTTCGGGTTTTGGATGATAGCCGAGTCGATCTGGACAATGTTCTCATGCCGGAGGGTCATTTCCTCCATCCAGAGGCGTGCGAGGTTCGCCATCATCGGGGCGCCGATTGGGCCGTAGTCGTAGGATGAGGTTATGCCGCCGTAGATTTCCGACGAGGGAAAGATCACGCCGCGCCTCTTGCAGAGCGCGATCAGGCGATCCATCAGATCGCCGGACTGGGTGTTTTGATCCTTGGCCAAGAAGAAGAACTTAGGTGTATGAAAGCGCGCTTAGGTTGTCACCCTGAACGAAGGGAAGACCTCATTGGCTGCAATGCTGCCTGGTGCGAATAATCTGATATGCTCTTCCCTGCTTCGCTGGGGTGACTGCACCAAGTAGTAACAGCATCAGCATCAGTCATCAGTATCAGCATTATCATTGCTTCCCCCCCACCGTTACCAACGGCCGCTTCAGAAGGATGCTGACCCGTCGGTTTTCGTGCGCTAGCGGGTCTTTGCCGGGGAGGAGTTTCGTGTCGGCGTAGGCGCGGACTTCGCTGATCATCTGCGGGGTCAGGCCGTGCTTCAGCATCACCCGCCGGACCGCTGCAGCCCGGTCGGCAGAAAGTTCCCAGTTAGAATAGGAGCCGCTGCCGTAAGCCCGGGCATCGGTATGGCCCTCGACTGCGACCGGATATTGCAGACGAACGATTTCCGGGGTCAGGAGTTCGATCGTCCGCTCCATCTCATTCCTTACCATCGCTGACCCTACATCGAAGAAACTGAACTGCGGTGCGTCGCGGAACTCCATCCGGATACCTTC
Proteins encoded:
- a CDS encoding glycine--tRNA ligase; protein product: MDRLIALCKRRGVIFPSSEIYGGITSSYDYGPIGAPMMANLARLWMEEMTLRHENIVQIDSAIIQNPKVWEASGHVAGFNDPLVECTNCKRRIRIDDYAKESYPRLLKNFERLASAFEPGQLIRPEDLAPESPERLYIEKIHAVIEWQAMTGREGSIPREDADALITEYMLKHYNQCNSCGTKGSLLPPRQFNLMLQTQIGASQDSASVAYLRPETAQGIYLNYKSVMTTMRLKPPFGIAQIGKAFRNEITTKNFIFRTREFEQMEMQFFIPPGENAKWLDYWKGERWNFYRSLEVNPAKLRWHEHEKLAHYARAAFDIEYEFPFGWSELEGLHDRGDFDLSQHQKVSGKDLTFFDDETRERYTPHVIETSAGLNRSLLMLLCDAYREDVQAGEERVYLAIAPRIAAVKAAFLPLVKKDGLFEIAEEMYRSLRAKVPVFFDESGSIGKRYRRMDEIGTPFCFTIDYQTKEDGTITVRWRDSLKQERIGKDRVGEFLAENLLTYMLQESK